In one window of Hymenobacter nivis DNA:
- a CDS encoding flippase codes for MSDEITIVKGEAGMAKPTMRRFAVNVASLFSVQVANFLLPLLTVPYVVRIIGPDKLGLLNFSQAYVTYFSLLINYGFDMAAVRVIAANRADTEATSRIFSQVMAGKALLWVLSVVVFTVVTLSNPEFKGHLGLHICTFLVCIGTVLSPFWLYQAMEDLGRVAMFNLAVKLIFSLSVLLLIRKADDYVYQNLAISVSQILVSVAALYVAVRRFKIKFTWPTGPELRNRFKEDRTLFFSSVMITIYASSNVFILGLLSLPYNVGIYAAGTRLEGMAESFVGLALNQAFFPIVAQAFGQGREQGLRMVRTTFFPLFIVMALVSAGLWLVGPYVITLLYGAKFAGAVTILRIVALLPLIIGMSNLLGLHTMLNLRMDRAFFTVTAVGSVVGLALNLLLIRRYAHVGAAYALVLTEAYITGAMYVYLRWKGIEVIKVSHLREAIAFTKSRVLALKNR; via the coding sequence GTGAGCGACGAGATTACCATTGTTAAGGGCGAGGCGGGTATGGCCAAGCCCACCATGCGCCGCTTCGCCGTCAATGTGGCGTCGCTGTTCAGCGTGCAGGTGGCCAATTTCCTGCTGCCGCTGCTCACCGTGCCCTACGTGGTGCGCATCATCGGGCCCGACAAGCTGGGCCTGCTCAACTTCTCGCAGGCCTACGTCACCTATTTCAGCTTGCTCATCAACTACGGCTTCGACATGGCAGCCGTGCGCGTCATCGCCGCCAACCGCGCGGACACCGAGGCTACCAGCCGCATCTTCAGCCAGGTAATGGCTGGCAAGGCGCTGCTGTGGGTGCTGTCGGTAGTCGTGTTCACCGTCGTCACGCTCTCCAACCCTGAGTTCAAAGGGCACCTGGGGCTGCACATCTGCACGTTTTTGGTGTGCATCGGCACGGTGCTTTCGCCGTTCTGGCTGTACCAGGCCATGGAAGATTTGGGGCGCGTGGCCATGTTCAATCTGGCCGTGAAGCTCATCTTTTCGCTCTCGGTGCTGCTGCTCATTCGCAAGGCTGATGACTACGTGTACCAGAACCTGGCCATCAGCGTGTCGCAGATTTTGGTGAGCGTGGCTGCGCTCTACGTGGCCGTGCGGCGCTTCAAAATCAAGTTCACTTGGCCTACGGGCCCTGAGCTGCGCAACCGCTTCAAGGAAGACCGGACGCTGTTTTTCTCGTCGGTGATGATTACGATCTACGCCAGCTCGAACGTGTTCATCCTCGGCCTGCTCAGCCTGCCCTACAACGTGGGCATCTACGCGGCCGGCACGCGGCTGGAGGGTATGGCCGAATCGTTCGTGGGCCTGGCGCTCAACCAGGCCTTTTTCCCCATTGTGGCCCAGGCTTTTGGGCAAGGGCGCGAGCAGGGGCTGCGCATGGTGCGCACCACGTTTTTCCCACTTTTCATTGTAATGGCCTTGGTGAGCGCGGGGCTGTGGCTGGTGGGGCCCTACGTCATCACGCTGCTCTACGGGGCTAAGTTCGCGGGGGCCGTCACCATCCTGCGCATCGTGGCGCTGCTGCCGCTCATCATCGGCATGAGCAACCTGCTGGGCCTGCACACCATGCTAAACTTGCGCATGGATCGCGCCTTTTTCACGGTCACGGCCGTGGGCTCAGTGGTGGGCCTGGCCCTGAACCTACTGCTCATCCGCCGCTATGCGCACGTGGGGGCCGCCTACGCGCTGGTGCTCACGGAGGCCTACATCACGGGGGCCATGTACGTGTACCTGCGCTGGAAGGGTATCGAAGTCATCAAGGTGTCACACCTGCGCGAAGCCATCGCCTTTACTAAATCGCGCGTATTAGCATTAAAAAACAGGTAG
- a CDS encoding glycosyltransferase family 2 protein: METIAALVVTYNRLADLKKCLDTLREQTRPLDAIFIVNNGSTDGTAEWLATQTGLLVTTQANLGGAGGFATGIDTAYRAGHTWIWCMDDDCLAAPDALAQLLAAPNLGPCIKNAMSVSVNNRDELAFFVDRPNQAYRKVSDMTGVDLIYGVASFFNGTLVHRKVVETIGIPDKDLFIWGDEVEYMTRAQKHGFPVVTVPSSVFYHPASFDRDGIPWPAAWKQYYAVRNQRRVLQNQFGNTLGWALYASWAAKATLQQARAKRDNRLYNFLLYGEAALDSLTGNFRKRPDTIRTLQLYKWRNK, translated from the coding sequence ATGGAAACAATTGCCGCTTTGGTGGTTACCTACAACCGCCTGGCCGACCTCAAGAAGTGCCTCGACACGCTGCGCGAACAAACGCGGCCGCTCGACGCCATCTTTATTGTGAACAACGGCAGCACCGACGGCACTGCCGAGTGGCTGGCCACCCAGACCGGCCTGCTGGTGACCACCCAAGCCAACCTGGGCGGGGCCGGCGGCTTCGCCACGGGCATCGATACGGCCTACCGCGCCGGCCATACCTGGATTTGGTGCATGGACGACGATTGCCTCGCCGCGCCCGACGCCCTGGCCCAGCTGCTGGCCGCGCCCAACCTGGGGCCCTGCATCAAGAACGCAATGTCGGTGAGCGTGAACAACCGCGACGAGTTGGCCTTCTTCGTGGACCGCCCCAACCAAGCCTACCGCAAGGTGAGCGACATGACCGGCGTGGACTTGATTTACGGCGTGGCCTCGTTTTTCAACGGCACGCTGGTGCACCGCAAGGTGGTGGAAACCATTGGTATTCCTGACAAGGACTTGTTTATTTGGGGCGATGAGGTGGAGTACATGACCCGGGCCCAGAAGCACGGCTTCCCCGTTGTGACGGTGCCCAGCAGCGTGTTCTATCACCCCGCTTCGTTCGATCGCGACGGTATTCCGTGGCCCGCCGCCTGGAAGCAGTACTATGCTGTGCGCAACCAGCGCCGCGTGCTGCAAAATCAGTTTGGTAACACCCTCGGCTGGGCATTGTACGCCAGCTGGGCCGCCAAGGCCACCTTGCAGCAAGCCCGCGCCAAGCGCGACAACCGCCTCTACAACTTCCTGCTCTACGGCGAGGCCGCCCTCGACAGCCTGACCGGTAATTTTCGCAAGCGGCCCGATACCATCCGCACGCTCCAACTCTACAAGTGGCGCAATAAGTAG
- a CDS encoding OmpA family protein, which yields MTTLHNMPEDIKNFLRTHSSAPTGPLAAEHQVGVQLAISRVADLVMSTFEELAGQPSGRDSLWNAARAAHTAPQPDADADLVKTALDDRYHGKVHSVATATGIQTASVNQLVERVSGAALSIMGGLVAQNSWTAQELSQWLRPQPGAASAAGAPLAAEFAAASTAAGAPAVASSWVARHANALLLSVGLIAVAEFGYILGTRTPDAEVAAVSSAAPALDASAPSGRPYTAVPVANLTSAADAARGKTAVPVVLKLKNGVRQIIGSNSTESKLYQFLIDPTKEVDLLNPSKGWIGFDRIYFESNKAILTNESLWQLSNIASILKRFPAAKVKLGGYTDSSGSPYINLRLSQERAKAAMATLVSMGVPADRLTSTGYGALDGLASNDTQEGRSLNRRVSMQVVQK from the coding sequence ATGACCACGCTGCACAACATGCCGGAAGACATTAAAAACTTCCTTCGGACGCACAGCTCAGCCCCCACGGGGCCCCTGGCGGCCGAGCACCAGGTGGGGGTGCAGCTGGCCATTTCGCGCGTGGCCGACTTGGTAATGAGCACCTTCGAGGAGCTGGCCGGGCAGCCCAGCGGCCGCGACTCCCTCTGGAACGCGGCCCGCGCCGCGCACACCGCCCCGCAGCCCGACGCCGATGCGGACCTGGTGAAAACGGCCCTCGACGACCGCTACCACGGCAAGGTGCACAGCGTGGCCACGGCCACCGGCATCCAAACCGCGTCGGTGAACCAGCTGGTGGAGCGGGTAAGTGGCGCGGCGCTCAGCATCATGGGCGGCCTGGTGGCCCAAAATAGCTGGACGGCCCAGGAGCTGAGCCAGTGGCTGCGGCCGCAACCGGGCGCTGCTTCGGCCGCGGGGGCCCCGCTGGCCGCCGAGTTTGCCGCCGCGTCCACAGCGGCCGGAGCCCCGGCCGTAGCCTCCTCGTGGGTGGCGCGGCACGCCAACGCGCTGCTGCTGAGCGTAGGCCTTATTGCGGTGGCCGAGTTTGGCTACATCCTGGGCACCCGCACCCCCGATGCCGAGGTGGCCGCGGTGTCCTCAGCCGCCCCCGCCCTCGACGCCAGCGCCCCGTCGGGCCGGCCCTACACGGCCGTGCCGGTGGCCAACCTGACGTCGGCCGCCGACGCGGCCCGCGGCAAAACGGCGGTACCGGTGGTGCTCAAGCTCAAAAATGGCGTGCGCCAAATCATCGGGTCCAACTCGACCGAGAGCAAGCTCTACCAGTTCCTCATCGACCCCACCAAGGAGGTTGACTTGCTGAACCCGTCAAAGGGCTGGATCGGCTTCGACCGCATTTATTTTGAATCCAATAAAGCTATTCTAACCAACGAATCGCTGTGGCAGCTCTCCAACATCGCCAGTATTCTCAAGCGGTTTCCGGCAGCCAAGGTGAAGCTGGGCGGCTACACCGACAGCTCAGGCAGCCCCTACATCAACCTGCGCCTGAGCCAGGAGCGCGCCAAGGCCGCCATGGCCACCCTCGTGAGCATGGGGGTGCCCGCCGACCGCCTCACCTCGACGGGCTACGGGGCCCTCGACGGCCTCGCCAGCAACGACACCCAGGAGGGCCGCTCCCTTAACCGCCGCGTGAGCATGCAAGTGGTGCAGAAATAG
- a CDS encoding polysaccharide biosynthesis/export family protein produces the protein MGSCVTQQKLPYLQSSSYSTQKPVEVNNARPAYLLQPGDVLSIRVQSVQPALSELFNVPTPQSMVSGDPSTLYLTGYPVDEAGTINLPTVGRLKVTGLSLTQAQALLEQKVGAYVRDANVLVKLLSFKITVLGEVRLPGRYFIYNPQATVLEALGMAGDLTEFGNRQNVKLVRQTAKGSEVVLLDLTDPKLLQSPYYYLLPNDALYIEPLKARTARGNANNLGLVFAGISAVVLLIGYFTTRK, from the coding sequence TTGGGAAGCTGCGTGACGCAGCAAAAGCTGCCGTATTTGCAAAGCAGCAGCTATTCGACGCAAAAGCCGGTGGAGGTGAACAACGCCCGCCCGGCGTACCTGCTCCAGCCGGGCGACGTGCTCAGCATCCGGGTGCAGAGCGTGCAGCCCGCCTTGAGCGAACTTTTTAACGTGCCGACGCCCCAGAGCATGGTTTCGGGCGACCCCAGCACCCTCTACCTCACGGGCTACCCCGTCGACGAGGCCGGCACCATCAATCTGCCCACCGTGGGCCGCCTCAAGGTAACGGGCCTCAGCCTGACCCAGGCCCAGGCACTGCTCGAGCAGAAGGTGGGCGCTTACGTGCGCGACGCCAACGTGCTGGTGAAATTGCTAAGCTTTAAAATCACGGTATTGGGCGAAGTGCGCCTGCCGGGCCGCTACTTCATTTACAACCCGCAGGCCACCGTGCTGGAGGCCCTGGGCATGGCCGGCGACCTCACTGAATTCGGTAACCGCCAGAACGTTAAGCTCGTTCGGCAAACCGCCAAGGGGTCGGAAGTCGTATTGCTAGACTTGACCGACCCCAAACTGCTGCAATCGCCCTACTATTACCTGCTGCCCAACGACGCCCTGTACATAGAACCGCTGAAGGCGCGCACGGCCCGGGGCAACGCTAACAACTTGGGCCTGGTATTTGCCGGCATCTCCGCCGTTGTGCTGTTGATCGGCTATTTTACTACGAGAAAATAA
- a CDS encoding polysaccharide biosynthesis tyrosine autokinase — protein MEARPAPFAAELDLHELFFKLRRRWTWFVAALAIAGVLAWVYLQVKAPVYDFQSTLLIGDQSTGSKQAQELLQLLDSKPKGLKLEDEVGLLSSSDMMRRTLAQLPFSVSYYAEPNSWLNWVRPLQVRERAAGDMPFWVVAVPGRPQLTGVPIYVESLPGNKFRVHADAKRGQLRQLATGDLVREVTDVEFDQTVAAGDTLRSPLLTLVFRPEPDQLGGGKARYFFKLNDLASLTAEYQARLKVRPTDHESRILELTTSGTVPAKEAQFLNTLMATYVQDDLSQKNQVGSKTLAFLDNEISKLSGSKTRAAQDLSSFRSANSVVDAGAQSGVGIQQQNELNATRNRLATSQRRYENMLSYLRAHRGAGSVTALSSGGLDDPAATGLIQQLSELGSQRAALIVNASEINPLVVVLDEKISTTKELLIQTLTGLVNSSASSLRDADQQLGEVRGQLSRMPENERQLGSLQTNSQFNEKNYNYLVEKRNEAAIALATNATDKKIVDAAKQNGLGPSAPKPLLVGLLALLAGLVLPAALVLMQDKTNRRVQSKEDLARLTGIPLLGAIPHGSDEDKQSMLHDPRSAIAEAFRAVRVNLQYLSAGLDKRVIGVTSSVPGEGKSFCTVNLAAELAQSGRRVAVLECDMRRPTLASYFGIDRRAAHGLSTYLEGTSTLDEARSSTSIDNLDVFCCGPLPQNPTRLIESARLGELVQQLRGEYDYLLVDIPPLGYVSEFLVLLQYLDAKVYVVRQNYTDRSLVGQINEMHRDQKVKQLYLLINDVRFANTYEYRYKADAYKYGA, from the coding sequence ATGGAAGCGCGTCCTGCCCCTTTTGCTGCCGAATTAGACTTACACGAGCTTTTTTTCAAGCTCCGCCGCCGCTGGACCTGGTTCGTCGCGGCCCTGGCCATCGCCGGGGTCCTGGCCTGGGTGTACCTGCAAGTGAAGGCTCCGGTCTATGATTTTCAGTCCACTTTGCTCATCGGCGACCAATCGACGGGCTCCAAGCAGGCCCAGGAATTGCTGCAACTGCTGGACAGCAAGCCCAAGGGCCTCAAGCTGGAAGACGAAGTGGGCCTGCTCTCCTCGTCGGACATGATGCGGCGCACGCTGGCCCAGCTGCCGTTTTCGGTGAGCTACTACGCCGAGCCCAACTCGTGGCTGAACTGGGTGCGGCCGTTGCAAGTGCGCGAGCGGGCGGCCGGCGATATGCCCTTCTGGGTAGTGGCCGTGCCGGGCCGGCCCCAGCTCACGGGCGTGCCCATTTACGTGGAGTCGCTGCCAGGCAACAAATTCCGGGTGCACGCCGACGCCAAGCGCGGCCAACTGCGCCAGCTGGCCACCGGCGACTTGGTGCGCGAGGTAACCGACGTGGAATTTGACCAGACCGTGGCCGCCGGCGACACGTTGCGCAGCCCCTTGCTGACGCTGGTGTTCCGGCCCGAGCCCGACCAGCTGGGCGGCGGCAAAGCCAGGTACTTCTTCAAGCTGAACGACCTGGCCAGCCTGACGGCCGAGTACCAGGCCCGCCTCAAGGTGCGCCCCACCGACCACGAGTCGCGCATTCTGGAGCTGACCACCTCGGGCACGGTGCCGGCTAAGGAAGCCCAGTTCCTGAACACGCTGATGGCCACCTATGTGCAGGACGACCTAAGCCAAAAAAACCAGGTGGGTAGCAAAACCCTGGCCTTCCTCGACAACGAAATCAGTAAGCTGTCGGGCTCGAAAACACGCGCCGCGCAGGACCTGAGTTCCTTCCGTTCGGCCAACAGCGTGGTGGACGCCGGGGCACAGTCGGGCGTGGGCATTCAGCAGCAAAACGAGCTGAACGCCACCCGCAACCGCCTGGCTACCAGCCAGCGTCGCTACGAAAATATGCTCTCCTACCTGCGTGCCCACCGCGGTGCTGGCAGCGTAACGGCCCTGAGCAGCGGCGGCCTTGACGACCCGGCCGCGACTGGCCTCATCCAGCAGCTTTCGGAGCTGGGCAGCCAGCGCGCCGCCCTGATCGTGAACGCCAGCGAAATCAACCCTTTGGTGGTGGTGCTCGACGAGAAAATCAGCACGACCAAGGAGCTGCTTATCCAGACCCTGACCGGGCTGGTGAACTCGTCGGCCAGCTCGCTGCGCGACGCCGACCAGCAGCTGGGCGAGGTGCGCGGCCAGCTGAGCCGGATGCCCGAGAATGAGCGCCAGCTCGGCTCGCTGCAAACCAATTCCCAGTTCAACGAGAAGAACTACAACTACCTGGTGGAGAAGCGTAACGAGGCCGCCATTGCCCTGGCCACCAACGCTACCGATAAGAAGATTGTGGACGCCGCCAAGCAAAACGGCCTGGGACCCTCGGCACCCAAGCCGCTGCTGGTAGGCCTGCTGGCGCTGCTGGCCGGCCTGGTGCTGCCCGCCGCCCTCGTGCTGATGCAGGACAAAACCAACCGCCGCGTGCAAAGCAAGGAAGACTTGGCCCGCCTCACCGGCATTCCGCTGCTGGGCGCCATCCCGCACGGCTCCGACGAGGACAAGCAGAGCATGCTGCACGACCCGCGCAGCGCCATTGCGGAAGCCTTCCGGGCGGTGCGCGTGAACCTGCAATACCTCTCGGCGGGGCTGGATAAGCGCGTGATTGGCGTCACGTCGTCGGTGCCGGGCGAGGGCAAGAGCTTTTGCACCGTGAACCTGGCCGCCGAGCTAGCCCAGAGCGGCCGCCGGGTGGCGGTGCTGGAGTGCGACATGCGCCGCCCCACACTGGCCAGCTACTTCGGCATCGACCGCCGCGCCGCGCACGGCCTCAGTACTTATTTGGAAGGCACCAGCACCCTAGACGAGGCCCGTAGCAGTACTAGTATTGACAACCTCGACGTGTTTTGCTGCGGCCCGCTGCCCCAGAACCCCACGCGCCTGATTGAAAGCGCACGATTGGGCGAGCTGGTGCAACAGTTACGCGGTGAGTACGACTACCTGCTGGTGGATATTCCACCGCTGGGCTACGTGTCGGAGTTCCTGGTGCTGCTGCAATACCTCGACGCCAAGGTGTATGTGGTACGCCAGAATTATACCGACCGCTCGCTGGTGGGCCAGATCAACGAAATGCACCGCGACCAAAAAGTCAAGCAACTCTACCTGCTCATCAACGACGTGCGCTTCGCCAACACCTACGAATACCGCTACAAAGCCGACGCCTATAAATACGGAGCGTAG
- a CDS encoding lipopolysaccharide biosynthesis protein has product MAVTTQNLSSAAVRGVQWTTAATVLTAVMQIGYTAVMARLLDPAAFGLVAMAGVVLRFGSYFAEMGLGHALVQRSEIDGHDVRATFTASLGLGLAVAGIAWLGAPLAVLFLKNEAVVPLVRMQALGFIIVGLGATATSLLRREMRFEVIAKVEVAAYVLGYGGVGITMALLGAGVWSLVAASLAQQFFAALMNYLVVRHSLRFIFDRAPYARLLGYGGRVSVVGFLEFINGNLDTLLIGRLLGSVLLGIYNRAYMLLYLPMYFLTNSLARVAFPAFSKIQDDLPRTRALYLTSSTLVATVVLPVCAGVAVAAPELVQVLLGPRWAASVPILRVLCLSIPLSMTTLFAGVVADARANLKQKIILNLEFMALLAGLFWGLKGYGLAGIAGAIGTGEVVRTFLYMRITHRDISIPYGRLFAIYKPGLLNAAAVGLGLLAVATLVRPLHAPALVALLAQIAAGALVLGAVVLRWPSDELRPMLQQGLGRLRGRASLPAGAHVRLARYAAFLERDASEFPVLEAFDNSLTP; this is encoded by the coding sequence ATGGCCGTAACCACCCAAAACCTGTCTTCGGCCGCCGTGCGCGGCGTGCAATGGACGACGGCCGCCACGGTGCTCACCGCCGTGATGCAGATTGGCTACACCGCTGTGATGGCCCGCCTGCTCGACCCCGCCGCCTTCGGGCTGGTGGCCATGGCGGGCGTGGTGCTGCGCTTTGGTAGCTACTTCGCCGAAATGGGCCTGGGCCACGCCCTGGTGCAGCGCTCCGAGATTGATGGCCACGATGTGCGGGCCACCTTCACGGCGTCGCTGGGCCTGGGGCTGGCCGTGGCGGGCATTGCCTGGCTGGGGGCCCCATTGGCGGTATTGTTTTTGAAAAACGAGGCCGTGGTGCCGCTGGTGCGGATGCAGGCCCTGGGCTTCATCATCGTGGGCCTGGGGGCCACCGCCACCAGCCTGCTGCGTCGCGAAATGCGCTTTGAGGTCATTGCCAAGGTAGAAGTGGCGGCCTACGTGCTGGGCTACGGCGGCGTGGGCATTACAATGGCCCTGCTGGGCGCGGGCGTGTGGAGCCTGGTGGCGGCCAGCTTGGCCCAGCAGTTTTTCGCGGCCCTGATGAACTACCTGGTAGTGCGGCACTCGCTGCGCTTCATCTTCGACCGGGCCCCCTACGCCCGGCTGCTGGGCTACGGCGGGCGGGTGTCGGTGGTGGGCTTTCTGGAGTTCATCAACGGCAACCTAGACACGCTGCTGATTGGGCGGCTGCTGGGCTCGGTACTGCTGGGTATCTACAACCGGGCCTACATGCTGCTGTATTTGCCCATGTACTTCCTGACGAACAGCCTGGCGCGGGTGGCCTTCCCGGCCTTCAGTAAAATCCAGGACGACCTACCCCGCACCCGGGCCCTGTACCTCACCAGCAGCACGCTGGTGGCCACCGTGGTGCTGCCCGTGTGCGCCGGCGTGGCCGTGGCCGCCCCCGAGCTGGTGCAGGTGCTGCTGGGGCCCCGGTGGGCGGCGTCGGTACCCATCCTGCGGGTGCTTTGCCTGTCCATTCCCCTGAGCATGACCACGTTGTTTGCCGGCGTGGTGGCCGACGCCCGGGCTAATCTGAAACAGAAAATTATCCTCAACCTGGAGTTTATGGCCCTGCTGGCGGGGCTATTCTGGGGCCTGAAGGGCTACGGGCTTGCCGGCATTGCCGGGGCCATTGGCACGGGCGAGGTAGTGCGCACGTTCTTATACATGCGCATCACGCACCGCGACATTAGCATTCCCTACGGCCGGCTGTTTGCCATTTACAAGCCCGGGTTGCTGAACGCCGCCGCTGTGGGCCTGGGCCTGCTGGCCGTGGCCACGCTGGTGCGCCCGCTGCACGCGCCCGCCCTGGTGGCCCTGCTCGCCCAGATAGCCGCCGGGGCCCTGGTGCTGGGCGCGGTGGTGCTGCGCTGGCCTTCGGACGAGCTGCGGCCGATGTTGCAGCAGGGCCTGGGGCGGCTGCGCGGCCGGGCCTCACTACCGGCCGGGGCCCACGTGCGGCTGGCCCGTTACGCCGCTTTTCTGGAGCGCGACGCCAGCGAATTCCCAGTGCTGGAAGCCTTTGATAATTCCCTGACCCCATGA
- a CDS encoding glycosyltransferase family 4 protein: protein MNILLTSLQVPGAASGVRVHYERLSALLRAQGHQVTVITLNDLPAWGQRLVGALRHGLALLPGRLGQRLGLELTDVIKIYFAIDRRQAYDVVNAQDVSSGWAARLALRDRVPVVVTGHYNDHPGEEIIKQVGLKPNGWAARFELTWFNFLLRRTKFFLGISEYALRLTLPLLPPDARTAIAHNGVDMDAFARPAPGGTPLPGPDLRALFPGRPIVLNIGQWEARKNQQYLVQAAAELRRLHPGCVTVLVGKGEDEAMLRALIAQHGLENDVVLLGYHPHVAPLLHAADVYVHTATRENCPYVVIEALAAGCPVLALAAGGSPELLAGTPEASVPKPTPPAALAAQVAALLADPAALRGLQQRQYAYARPRFDVAEMVRNTLAFYRQATGQAPLRPAAPAAAPQLA from the coding sequence ATGAATATTCTGCTAACCTCGCTGCAAGTGCCGGGTGCGGCGTCGGGCGTGCGGGTGCACTACGAGCGGCTAAGCGCGCTGCTGCGGGCCCAAGGCCACCAGGTAACGGTCATCACCCTGAACGACTTGCCCGCCTGGGGGCAGCGCCTGGTGGGGGCCCTGCGCCATGGGCTGGCGCTGCTGCCGGGCCGCCTGGGCCAGCGCCTGGGCCTGGAGCTGACCGACGTCATCAAGATTTACTTCGCCATCGACCGCCGACAGGCTTACGATGTGGTGAACGCCCAGGACGTGAGCAGCGGGTGGGCCGCTCGGCTAGCCCTGCGCGACCGGGTGCCGGTGGTGGTGACCGGCCACTACAACGACCACCCCGGCGAGGAAATAATCAAGCAGGTGGGCCTGAAGCCCAACGGCTGGGCGGCTCGCTTCGAGTTGACGTGGTTCAACTTCCTGCTGCGCCGCACCAAGTTTTTTTTGGGCATCTCTGAGTACGCGCTGCGCCTCACACTGCCTCTGCTGCCGCCCGATGCCCGCACGGCCATTGCCCACAACGGCGTGGACATGGACGCCTTTGCCCGGCCGGCCCCCGGCGGCACCCCGCTGCCCGGCCCCGACCTGCGGGCCCTGTTTCCGGGCCGGCCCATCGTGCTGAACATCGGCCAGTGGGAAGCCCGCAAAAACCAGCAGTATCTGGTGCAGGCCGCCGCCGAGCTGCGCCGCCTGCACCCCGGCTGCGTAACGGTGCTGGTGGGCAAGGGCGAAGACGAGGCCATGCTCCGGGCCCTCATCGCGCAGCACGGCCTCGAAAACGACGTGGTGCTGCTGGGCTACCACCCCCACGTGGCCCCGCTGCTGCACGCCGCTGACGTGTATGTGCACACTGCCACCCGCGAGAATTGCCCCTACGTGGTCATTGAGGCCCTAGCGGCGGGGTGCCCGGTGCTGGCCCTGGCCGCCGGCGGCAGCCCCGAGCTGCTGGCCGGCACGCCCGAAGCCTCGGTGCCCAAGCCCACCCCGCCCGCGGCCCTGGCCGCGCAAGTGGCCGCGCTGCTCGCCGACCCCGCCGCGCTGCGCGGCCTCCAGCAGCGCCAGTACGCCTACGCCCGGCCGCGCTTCGACGTGGCGGAGATGGTGCGCAATACCCTGGCGTTTTACCGGCAGGCCACCGGGCAGGCGCCGCTCCGGCCGGCGGCCCCCGCGGCGGCCCCGCAGCTTGCCTAG
- a CDS encoding O-antigen ligase family protein, with amino-acid sequence MKIKLHFLLILPMLAVLATNAAFWEFIYGFQVDQEPDGVKLYTYGLFAAAFAAMVCYGRYMEPLVRWWMWVVLAAIGGLMLESYANQGSWMAYPHVFSKLFMLLIMFGIYCFHRRFGLPSLGQLLGVLTLVLVANLLIYHRDSLSFTAFAENERGFGSSAAYLFVPVALYCLNRYLTHGQLLALGGFFLCLPLIIFLQHRSVWIATAVAIPLDLLLLRRTPGVRFSFTKAFMLVVVPGILGSLGATALVLNNPEVVTRLATSMDDMANADKQGTGSWRLKQLESYIPLVQERPIAGWRLEGFEVPMQFYDPSNDQPMWADRTGHHFHNFYLDRAFYFGILGILLVLLVPIVRIGQRLLQPGPMRPDTALLIAYFGCLLVFSASYDWSTYHFGLLGLLLAALAEPEPQPLAFPAAEEPAEDQEIVRDAYVSV; translated from the coding sequence ATGAAAATCAAGCTGCATTTCCTTCTGATTTTGCCCATGCTGGCCGTGCTGGCTACTAACGCGGCGTTTTGGGAATTTATTTATGGGTTCCAGGTAGACCAGGAGCCCGACGGGGTGAAACTGTACACCTACGGGCTGTTTGCGGCCGCCTTTGCCGCCATGGTGTGCTACGGGCGCTACATGGAGCCCCTCGTTCGGTGGTGGATGTGGGTGGTGCTGGCTGCCATCGGCGGGCTGATGCTGGAATCGTATGCCAACCAGGGCTCGTGGATGGCTTACCCGCACGTGTTCAGCAAGTTGTTCATGCTGCTGATTATGTTCGGTATCTACTGTTTCCACCGGCGCTTCGGGCTGCCGTCGCTGGGCCAGCTGCTGGGCGTGCTCACGCTAGTGCTGGTGGCCAACCTGCTTATTTATCACCGCGACTCACTCAGCTTCACGGCCTTCGCCGAAAACGAGCGGGGGTTTGGCTCGTCGGCAGCCTACCTGTTCGTGCCGGTGGCCCTGTATTGCCTCAACCGCTACCTTACCCACGGCCAGCTGCTGGCACTGGGCGGGTTTTTCCTGTGCCTGCCGCTCATCATCTTCCTCCAGCACCGCTCGGTGTGGATTGCCACGGCGGTGGCCATTCCGCTCGATTTGCTGCTGCTGCGCCGCACGCCGGGCGTGCGGTTTTCTTTCACCAAGGCCTTTATGCTGGTGGTGGTGCCCGGCATCCTGGGCTCGCTTGGGGCCACAGCCCTGGTGCTGAACAACCCCGAGGTAGTAACCCGCCTGGCTACTAGCATGGACGACATGGCCAACGCCGACAAGCAGGGTACCGGCAGCTGGCGCCTCAAGCAGCTGGAGTCGTACATACCCTTGGTGCAGGAGCGCCCCATCGCCGGCTGGCGGCTGGAGGGCTTCGAGGTGCCCATGCAGTTCTACGACCCCAGCAACGACCAGCCCATGTGGGCCGACCGCACCGGCCACCACTTCCACAACTTCTACCTCGACCGGGCCTTCTACTTCGGTATCCTCGGCATCTTATTGGTGCTGCTCGTGCCCATCGTCCGCATTGGGCAGCGCCTGCTTCAGCCGGGCCCCATGCGCCCCGATACCGCGCTGCTGATTGCCTACTTCGGCTGCCTTTTGGTGTTTTCGGCGTCCTACGACTGGTCCACGTACCACTTCGGCCTGCTGGGTTTGCTGCTGGCTGCCCTGGCCGAGCCCGAGCCCCAGCCCTTGGCGTTCCCCGCCGCAGAAGAGCCCGCAGAGGACCAGGAAATAGTAAGAGACGCCTACGTAAGTGTTTGA